The Cucurbita pepo subsp. pepo cultivar mu-cu-16 chromosome LG08, ASM280686v2, whole genome shotgun sequence genome contains a region encoding:
- the LOC111801217 gene encoding 50S ribosomal protein L19-1, chloroplastic, whose amino-acid sequence MASKILPQAVFSIPRTPNQCAPRKLGFCSAIYGNRLSFSTLSSSSIGCHFHHAVAGPVKRTFVVRAEANSEAEAAEEAPEVEVEGVVESDAQPEEVKPPRKPRVKLGDVMGILNKRAVEASEKERPIPDIRTGDIVEIKLEVPENRRRLSVYRGIVISKQNAGIHTTIRIRRIIAGVGVEIVFPLYSPNIKELKVVSHRKVRRARLYYLRDKLPRLSTFK is encoded by the exons ATGGCCTCCAAGATTCTCCCTCAG GCCGTGTTTTCCATTCCGAGAACCCCCAACCAATGCGCGCCGaggaaattagggttttgttcCGCAATTTATGGTAACCGGCTTTCGTTTTCTACTCTTTCCTCGAGTTCAATCGGCTGCCATTTTCACCATGCCGTTGCGGGGCCGGTGAAACGGACTTTTGTTGTGAGAGCTGAGGCAAATTCTGAAGCGGAAGCGGCGGAAGAAGCTCCCGAAGTTGAAGTAGAAGGAGTAGTGGAATCTGATGCTCAGCCTGAGGAGGTGAAACCGCCGAGAAAACCTCGAGTTAAGCTTGGGGATGTAATGGGG ATACTTAATAAGCGGGCAGTTGAGGCATCAGAGAAGGAAAGGCCGATTCCAGACATTAGAACTGGTGATATTGTGGAAATTAAACTG GAAGTTCCAGAAAATAGGCGTAGGCTTTCTGTTTATAGAGGAATTGtgatatcaaaacaaaatgcTGGCATCCACACAACGATTAGAATTCGAAGAATTATTGCTGGTGTAGGTGTGGAGATTGTATTTCCACT GTACTCACCAAACATCAAAGAACTTAAAGTGGTAAGCCACAGGAAGGTGAGGAGGGCAAGGTTATATTATTTGAGAGACAAACTACCAAGACTCTCTACTTTCAAGTGA
- the LOC111800116 gene encoding glycine-rich cell wall structural protein 1.0-like, with protein MENPALGPGLGSDGGLSGIGTETGFISMDGGEAAIRGDEMISGGEAAGGDMAGGATGGGVDGRGAAAAGRGAGEGPLSNGGGGKSKKREGEHEHGTCGRHSSKKEEKERLKRGRKVEEDDYIQWGRRETL; from the coding sequence ATGGAAAATCCCGCGCTTGGGCCTGGGCTTGGAAGCGATGGTGGGCTGTCGGGCATTGGGACTGAGACTGGGTTCATATCCATGGACGGCGGAGAAGCCGCCATACGGGGAGATGAGATGATTAGTGGAGGTGAGGCAGCCGGTGGGGACATGGCGGGGGGTGCAACCGGAGGTGGGGTTGATGGACGCGGTGCGGCGGCAGCGGGAAGAGGAGCAGGGGAGGGACCCTTGAGCAATGGCGGAGGAGGAAAGAGCAAGAAAAGAGAGGGCGAGCACGAGCATGGCACGTGCGGTCGCCATAGCtccaagaaagaagagaaagagagattgaaGCGAGGGAGAAAGgtggaagaagatgattaCATACAatggggaagaagagagaCGCTTTGA
- the LOC111801043 gene encoding GTP-binding protein YPTM2-like: protein MTPEYDYLFKLLLIGDSGVGKSCLLLRFADDSYLDSYISTIGVDFKIRTVELDGKTIKLQIWDTAGQERFRTITSSYYRGAHGIIVVYDVTDQDSFNNVKQWLNEIDRYASENVNKLLVGNKSDLTANKVVSHETAKAFADEIGIPFMETSAKSATNVEQAFMAMAAEIKNRMATQPMNNARPPTVQIRGQPVNQKSGCCSS, encoded by the exons ATGACTCCTGAATA TGATTATTTGTTTAAGCTCTTGCTTATTGGTGACTCTGGTGTTGGAAAATCTTGTCTTCTTCTGAGGTTTGCA GATGATTCATATTTGGATAGCTACATTAGCACCATCGGGGTTGACTTC AAAATCCGCACAGTGGAACTCGATGGGAAGACTATTAAGCTCCAAATA TGGGATACTGCTGGCCAAGAGCGTTTTAGAACAATAACCAGCAGCTACTACCGTGGTGCTCACGGCATTATT GTTGTCTACGATGTCACAGACCAAGACAGTTTCAATAATGTCAAGCAATGGTTAAATGAAATTGATCGTTATGCAAGCGAAAACGTGAACAAGCTTCTTGTGGGCAATAAGTCTGACCTTACGGCAAACAAAGTTGTGTCCCATGAGACAGCGAAG GCATTCGCGGATGAAATTGGGATTCCCTTTATGGAAACAAGTGCTAAAAGTGCCACGAACGTTGAACAGGCCTTCATGGCCATGGCTGCTGAAATCAAGAATAG GATGGCGACTCAACCAATGAACAATGCGCGGCCGCCAACTGTGCAAATTCGAGGACAGCCTGTGAACCAAAAG